The Priestia koreensis genomic interval GCTCCACCAGAAATGGCACCTGAAAGCCCCGTACTTTTACCTGTTTGTAATAATACAACTACAATAAGGGCAATTGAAACGATCACTAATAATGTTACTAAAACTGTATGCAGCATGTGTCTACACCTCCTGAGTACGCACCTTACCAATTGTTTTAAATGTACCATAAAAGGATGGCATGTACAAGATAACTTCATTTAATATACATAAAATTAACAAAAAATTGTGTCTGATTTCACTTCCCTCTGGAAAGGAAACGGAATCCTTGACATTGACGTTAGTGTTAATGTTTATACTAAGAGAGATGTTTTTGTGAACGTATCAATTGTAAGGAGAGGAAAAAGCATGAGAATTGGTGTCCTAGCCGAAAAAACAGGGGTTAGCGAGCGATCACTACGACATTATGAACAGCAACATCTACTCGTATCAACCCGCCTTAAAAATGGCTATCGTGATTTCGATGAGTCAATGGTCGAGCGTGTAAAGCAGATCCAGCTTTATTTAAGCTTAGGGCTTAACCTCGAGCAGGTAGCCATTATTTTAAAATGTCTTGAAGACAAGCCTCTTTTATACGAAGAGCCGTGTTCCTCTATTATTGATATGTACGAGCAAAAGCTTTCCGATGTAAACGAGCAAATTGCTTTGCTTTCAACCATTAAGCAAAACCTGGAGGATCACGTCGGAATTTTAAAAGAAAATGCAAAAAAACAACGCATATAGGAGATGACCAACATGATTCCATTTTTACAACATAACCCTACTCGACTATGGTTTGGAAAAGACCAAATAACACAGCTTTCAAATGAAGTAGGTGAAAATAAACGCGTGCTACTCGTGTACGGTGGCGGAAGTATTAAACGAAACGGCGTTTACGATGCTGTTATCAATCAGTTAAAACAAGTGAACGCTGAAATTTTTGAACTAACAGGGGTTGAGCCAAACCCTCGTTTGACGACTGTTCATAAAGGAATTGAGATTTGCAAAACAGAGAACATTGATCTCATTCTTGCTATGGGTGGAGGAAGTGTAATTGACTGCACGAAAGCCATTTCAATCGGTGCCACTTACGAGGGTGACGTGTGGGACATTATTACACGTAAATCAACGGCTACTTCTGCCTTACCTTTTGGGACGGTACTAACACTTGCTGCAACAGGATCCGAAATGAACAGTATTTCAGTCATTAGTAACTGGGAGGAAAACGAAAAGCGTGGTTGGGGAAGCCCACTTGTCTACCCAACGTTCTCCATTCTAGATCCGACTTATACGTTCTCAGTGCCTCTTGACCAAACCATTTACGGAGTTGTCGATATGATGTCCCACGCATTAGAGCAGTACTTCCATCGTATTGATAACACGCCAATGATTGATGGGTTCATGGAATCATTCTTAAAAACCGTTATGAACGCAGGAAAAGAACTTGTGAATGATCTAGAGAACTTCTCTTTACGTGAAACAATTATGTATGCGGGGACAACTGCTTTTAATGATACGTTCTCTAACGGAACAGACGGCGGTGACTGGGGTTCACATCAAATTGAGCATGCGCTATCAGCTCTTTATGACATCCCTCATGGTGGTGGATTAGCAATCGTATTCCCGAACTGGATGAAATATTGCGCAGAGTTTGATCCAACGCGTATGAAAATGCTCGCGGTAAATGTTCTTGGCGTGTCAGCAGAAGGCAAGACAGACTTAGAGGTGGCGCATGAAGGAGCAGATGCACTTCGTAGCTTCTGGAATTCTCTCGGTGCCCCGAATCGCTTAGCAGATTATGACATTGACGATTCACGCCTAGATGAGCTTGTTGAAAAATCATTCATGAAGGATCAAGTCGGCTCTTATAAAATCTTAAACAAAGACGACGTGCGTGAAATTTTAAAAATGAGCATGTAATTGAAAACCAGGTGCTAGCTGCGCCTGGTTTTTCATTAACAAAAAAAGCTGCCCCAGAGGGACAGCTTTTTTCTATTCAGTCAGACAACTTATTTTTTTAAGTTGTAGAAAGATTTAAGACCATCGTATTTAGAAACTTCACCAAGTTGGTCTTCGATACGAAGTAATTGGTTGTATTTCGCAACACGGTCAGTACGTGAAGGAGCACCAGTTTTGATTTGACCAGCGTTTAATGCAACTGCGATGTCAGCAATTGTGCTGTCTTCAGTTTCACCAGAACGGTGAGAGATAACTGCAGTGTAACCAGCGCGTTTTGCCATTTCGATTGCATCAAATGTTTCAGTTAATGTACCGATTTGGTTAACTTTGATAAGGATTGAGTTAGAGATTCCTTTTTCAATACCTTCAGCTAATTTTTTAGTGTTTGTTACGAATAGATCGTCACCAACTAATTGAACTTTGTTACCAATACGTTCAGTTAGTAATTTGTGGCCATCCCAGTCGTTTTCGTCTAAGCCATCTTCAATAGAGATGATTGGGTATTTAGCAACAAGATCTTCGTAGAAAGCAACCATTTCTTCAGAAGTAAGAGATTTGCCTTCACCAGCAAGATGGTATTTACCGTCTTCTTTGTTGTAGATTTCAGAAGATGCAACGTCCATTGCAAGCATAACTTCTTCACCTGGTTTGTAACCAGCTTTTTCGATTGCTTCAATGATTGTTTGAAGAGCTTCTTCGTTAGAACCAAGGTTTGGAGCGAAACCACCTTCGTCACCTACAGCTGTGTTGTAACCTTTACCTTTAAGTACAGATTTTAAGCTGTGGAAGATTTCAGCGCCCATACGTAGAGCTTCTTTGAAGTTAGCTGCACCAACAGGCATTACCATGAATTCTTGAATGTCAACGTTGTTATCAGCATGAGCTCCACCGTTGATGATGTTCATCATTGGTACTGGAAGAGTTTTAGCATTTACGCCACCAAGGTATTGGTATAAAGGCATATCATAGTAGTCAGCTGCTGCACGAGCTACTGCCATAGAAACACCAAGGATTGCGTTAGCACCTAATTCACCTTTGTTTTCAGTTCCGTCAAGTTCGATTAACGCTTTGTCAATTGCAACTTGATCGAATACATCGTAACCGATGATTGCTGGAGCGATTTTTTCGTTTACGTTTTCAACTGCTTTTAAAACACCTTTACCAAGGTAACGATCTTTGTCACCATCACGTAATTCAACTGCTTCGTATTCACCAGTTGAAGCACCACTTGGTACTAATGCGCGACCCATTGCGCCTGACTCAGTGTATACTTCTACCTCTACAGTTGGGTTACCACGAGAATCTAATACTTCACGACCATAAATATCAACGATAATTGACATGTTACATTCTCCTTTTCATCTAGAAAATTTATTTGATTAACGTTTTGCCTGTCATTTCTTTTGGTTGTTCTACGCCTAGTAGTGTAAGCATTGTTGGTGCTAAGTCACCTAGGATTCCACCATCACGAAGCTCAATTCCTTTTTTCGTTACGATTACAGGAACCGGATTCGTTGTGTGAGCTGTATGCGGATTGCCTTCGTCCGTTGTAATGATGTCTGCATTACCATGGTCAGCCGTGATAATCACTGTGCCGCCTTTTTCTGTAATTGCATCAACAACTTTTCCAAGACATTCGTCTACCGTTTCAATTGCCTTGATTGTTGGCTCAAGCATGCCTGAGTGTCCAACCATATCAGGGTTTGCAAAGTTCAACAGAATTGCATCTTGCTTATCACCAGCGATTTGCTCTAGTAACGCGTCCGTCACTTCGTAAGCACTCATTTCTGGTTTTAAGTCATACGTTGCTACCTTCGGAGAATCAATTAAAATACGTGTTTCTCCTGGGAATTCTGCTTCACGACCACCGCTCATAAAGAACGTTACGTGAGGATATTTTTCAGTTTCAGCGATACGAAGCTGTCTTAAGTTGTTTTGTGATAGCACTTCACCCAATGTGTTATCCATTCCAACTGGTTTGAACGCAACGTACCCGTCTACTGTTTCACTAAAGTGCGTAAAGCACACGAAGTGAAGGTTTTTTGGGTGTTTTTCTCCACGATCAAATGAACGGAAATCTTCGTTCGTGAACGTGTTTGAAATTTGAATCGCGCGGTCTGGACGGAAGTTGTAGAAAATTACCGCATCGTCATCTTGAATAGTGGCCACTGGTTTACCATTCTCTTGAATAACAGAAGGTAAAACGAATTCGTCATAGATGCCATTTTTGTAAGAGTCTTCTACAAGTTCGTACTCGTTTTCGTAAGCTGGACCTTCGCCATATACCATAGCTCGGTAAGCTTTCTCAACGCGTTCCCAACGCTTGTCACGGTCCATTGAGTAGTAACGACCTGAAAGTGTCGCTAATTTACCAATACCGTATTCTTTGATTTTTTCGTTCAATTCGTTTAAATACTTCTCTGCTGATTGAGGTGCTACATCGCGACCATCAAGGAAACCGTGAATGTATACTTGTTTCACGCCTTCTTTTTTCGCAAGACGAAGTAATGCATATAAGTGTTCAATGTGACTATGCACACCACCATCAGAAAGCAGACCAAACACATGAAGGTTTGTACCTTTTTCTTTTACGTGGTTAACCGCATTTAGGAACGTTTCATTTTCAAAGAACTCGCCCTCACGGATTGCTACATTCACACGTGTTAAACTTTGATATACGATGCGCCCTGCACCGATATTCAAATGTCCAACTTCTGAGTTACCCATTTGTCCATCAGGAAGTCCAACTGCTTCGCCTGATGCTGTTAACGTTGCGTGTGGATATTCATTCCACAAACGATCAAAGTTTGGTTTTTTCGCTTGAGCGACCGCATTACCATGCTCTTCGCCACGAAGTCCAAAACCATCTAAGATGATTAAAGCAACTGGTTTATTACTCATTGTTACCTGCCTCCAAAAGTTGTAGGAAAGATTGCGCTTCAAGACTTGCGCCACCTACTAAAGCACCGTCGATGTCAGGTTGAGAAAGATATTCTTTAATGTTAGCTGGTTTTACACTACCACCGTATTGGATACGTACTGCATCAGCAACATCTTGAGAGAATTGCTCAGCCACTACGCTACGGATATATCCACAAACTTCGTTTGCATCTGCAGATGTAGAAGATTTGCCTGTACCGATTGCCCAGATTGGCTCATAAGCGATAACAGTTTGTTTTGCTTGCTCGTCAGTTAAGCCTTTGAAAGCTTCTTTTACTTGTTGAGCTACAACTGTTTTTGTTTCGTTGTTTTCATACTGCTCGTCTGTTTCACCACAGCACACGATTGGTACTAGGTTATGAGCGAAAGCTGCTAACGTTTTTTTGTTAACCGTTTCGTCCGTTTCAGCGAACATTTCACGACGCTCTGAATGACCAAGGATTACGTATTGTACGCCTAGATCTTGTAATGCTACAGGGCTAACTTCCCCTGTGAATGCACCACTTTGTTCAAAGTGCATGTTTTGAGCACCGACTTTAAGGTCAGTTCCTTTAGTTGCTTCTACTAAACGGTCTAAAAATAGCGCAGGCGCACATACTACTGCATCTACTTTTTCAGATCCAGGTACAGATCCTTTTACTTCTTCCACAAAGCTTGTCGCTTCTGAAAGAACTTTGTTCATTTTCCAGTTACCTGCAATAATTGGCTTACGCATAGTTATCATCCTTTTTCAGTTTGATAGTCAAGACTTGCTCTGTTTTGCATGTTAAAAGACTACAGTTTCCTGTATTGGCTCGTCTTTTATCACCTTCCTACCCAACTTCTCCCCTTCGTAATCGGCATTTTACATGTGGTTAAAAGAGCGTGTGGGTCATAGCTTTCTTATTCATCACGGTACTTCCGGAAAACCGGTTGGCTCAAGTACTTGACGGTAATAGCACCATGACCTGTCTCCACTCTTTTAGAGAATTAAGCATTCAGGCTGTAATGCAATTCTTACTTGTCGTTTAGAGCTACAACGCCTGGTAATTCTTTACCTTCCATAAATTCTAAGGAAGCACCGCCACCTGTAGAGATATGGTTCATTTTGTCAGCTAATTTGAATTTCTCAGCTGCTGCTGCAGAGTCTCCACCACCGATAACAGAATATGTATCAGTTGATTCTGCTAAAGCTTCTGCTACTGCTTTTGTACCGTTTGCGAATGTATCAAGTTCGAATACACCCATTGGTCCATTCCAGATCACAAGCTTAGAGTTTTTGATTACGTCTGCATAAATTTCACGAGTTTTAGGGCCTGCATCTAAACCTTCCCAATCACTTGGAATGTTTTCGATCGGCACGATTTGCGTGTTTGCATCATTTGAGAAATCGTCACCAACAACGACATCTACCGGCATGTAGAAGTTTACGTTGTTTGCTTTTGCTTTCTCCATGAATGATTTTGCAAGGTCAATTTTATCTTCTTCAAGAAGAGATTTACCTACTTCATAACCACGAGCTTTGATGAACGTATAAGCAAGTCCGCCACCGATGATTAGGTTATCGACTTTATCTAATAAATGATCGATTACACCGATTTTGTCTTTTACTTTCGCTCCACCAATGATTGCTGTGAATGGGCGCTCTGGATTTGATAAAGCTTTTCCAAGTACGTCAAGCTCTTTTTCCATTAAGATACCCGCTACTGCTGGAAGATGATGTGCAATCCCTTCAGTAGAAGCATGCGCACGGTGAGCAGCACCGAATGCATCATTTACATATACATCTGCTAGTTCAGCAAATGATTTTGCTAATTCTGCATCGTTTTTCTCTTCACCAGGGTAGAAACGTACGTTTTCAAGTACTAAAACATCGCCTTCGTTCATGTCAGCGATTTGTTTTTGTACGTTTTCACCAAAAGCTTCGTCTGCTTTCGCTACGTCTTTTCCTAGATGTTGTTGTAAGCGTTCAGCTACTGCATTTAAGCGTAGCTCTTCTACTACTTGACCTTTCGGACGACCAAGATGGCTAGCTAAAATAACTTTTGCTCCTTGTTCTACTAAATAGTTAATAGTAGGTAAAGCAGCACGGATACGAGTATCATCTGTTACTTTCCCATCTTTCATTGGCACGTTGAAGTCAACGCGGCAGAATACTCGCTTTCCTTTTAAATCGATGTCACGAACTGTTTTCTTGTTCATCGTCAAAAGGCCTCCCTTATGTTCAATGTATTGGCAGACTTTGTTTATGAAGTGGTGCTCCTGTAAACAATCGTCTAAATAAAACAAGGGAAAGTAGGGGTATAAGCCCCACTCCCCCTAATCACGTTCCATTATAAAGGTTCTCGTTCATCAAATCCAATGATATCCGACATTCTTCGACACCGCTGCTAAACAACGGTGCCGAACTGTCTTTTATCACGAAGCATATTCTTGTTGTGGCACGATGTGCTCCTAGATGTATGCTTCTCTGTTAAGAATTAAAGTCCTTTAGAAGCGATGTAGTCAACTAGGTCAACAACGCGGTTAGAGTAACCACTTTCGTTGTCATACCAAGAGATAACTTTAACCATGCTATCTTCCATTACCATTGTAGATAATGCATCGATAGTAGAAGAGTTAGCGTTACCGTTGTAGTCACCAGATACTAGTGGCTCTTCGCTGTAACCAAGGATTCCTTTAAGATCACCTTCAGCTGCTTCTTTAAGAGCTGCGTTTACTTCTTCAACTGTTACGTTTTTGTCTAGTTCAGCAACTAAGTCTACTAGAGAAACGTTTGGAGTTGGAACACGCATAGCTCCACCGTTTAATTTACCTTTTAATTCAGGTAATACTAGAGATACTGCTTTAGCAGCACCAGTAGTTGTTGGGATGATGTTTTCAGCTGCTGCACGAGCACGACGGTAATCTTTATGAGGTAAGTCTAAGATTTGTTGGTCGTTTGTGTAAGAGTGAACAGTTGTCATCATACCACGTTTGATACCGAATTTATCGTTTAATACTTTAGCGAATGGCGCTAAGCAGTTTGTAGTACAAGAAGCGTTAGAAATTACATCGTGGCTTGCTGCATCGTATTTATCATGGTTTACACCCATAACGATTGTGATGTCTTCATCAGTTGCAGGAGCAGAGATGATAACTTTTTTAGCACCAGCTTCTAAGTGTTTTGCAGCGTCTGCACGTTTAGTGAAGAAACCAGTAGATTCTACTACTACTTCTACTCCACGGTCAGCCCAAGCTAATTTAGCTGGGTCGCGCTCAGCAGATACTTGAATTGTTTTTCCATCAACGATTAGATTGTTTCCATCTACAGAAACCTCAGCATCTAATTTGCCGTGAACAGAATCATATTTTAAAAGATGAGCTAACATGTTAGCATCTGTTAAGTCATTAACCGCTACTACGTCCACGTTAGGATTTTTTAATGCTGCACGGAATACGTTACGACCGATACGGCCAAAACCATTAATACCAATTTTTACTGCCATGATAATTTCCTCCTTGAAAAGTGAGTAATTTTTATATATCAGGGATAATATCCCCTACTAACTGTTTTGCGGCACCTTCATCGGTAATTAATATCGAATCATGTGCTTGTTTCATAAACGCTCGGATCGCTTTTGCTTTTGATGACCCACCGGCTACGGCAATAACACACTTATTATTCTGTAAATCGTCTAGTTGTATGCCAACTGTTTTTACTTTGTGAACAATATTGCCTTCTTGGTCAAAATAATAACCAAATGCCTCACCTACCGCGTGGCCTTCCTCAATTTTCGCTAAATCTGAATCAGACGTTTGACGGCGTGCTGCCATTGTCATCGCGTCTCCAATTCCATGAACAACCATATCGGCTGATTTAATCATGCGAATCGTCTCCCGAATGGAAGGTTCAGTTATAATTGAGCGATATGCCTCGTCGCTTAGCTGATCTGGAATATGTAGCAGGCGATAGTTCGATGAGAACTTGTCAGCCATTTTCGCACAAATCGTGTTTGCTTGATTTTCTACATGCTCTCCTAGTCCACCACGTGCGGGAACAAACAGCGTATCACGATCTTTTCGGTCTGGAATCATCATCTCCGCTACAGAAGCGAGCGTTGTTCCACCTGTAACAGCAACGATATTTTTTTTGCCAATGAGACGCTCTTTTATACATCCGGCACATGCTCTTCCCATTTCTTTTTTGACCCAAGGTGACTGATCACTATCACCAGAGACCACAATGACACGAGAAATACCAAGTGCTTTCTGTATTGTTGTTTCCAATAAACGCTGTCCTGAAACTTCTTTCATAATATCTTCTAATTGTGAAAGGAG includes:
- a CDS encoding MerR family transcriptional regulator, producing the protein MRIGVLAEKTGVSERSLRHYEQQHLLVSTRLKNGYRDFDESMVERVKQIQLYLSLGLNLEQVAIILKCLEDKPLLYEEPCSSIIDMYEQKLSDVNEQIALLSTIKQNLEDHVGILKENAKKQRI
- a CDS encoding iron-containing alcohol dehydrogenase, with the translated sequence MIPFLQHNPTRLWFGKDQITQLSNEVGENKRVLLVYGGGSIKRNGVYDAVINQLKQVNAEIFELTGVEPNPRLTTVHKGIEICKTENIDLILAMGGGSVIDCTKAISIGATYEGDVWDIITRKSTATSALPFGTVLTLAATGSEMNSISVISNWEENEKRGWGSPLVYPTFSILDPTYTFSVPLDQTIYGVVDMMSHALEQYFHRIDNTPMIDGFMESFLKTVMNAGKELVNDLENFSLRETIMYAGTTAFNDTFSNGTDGGDWGSHQIEHALSALYDIPHGGGLAIVFPNWMKYCAEFDPTRMKMLAVNVLGVSAEGKTDLEVAHEGADALRSFWNSLGAPNRLADYDIDDSRLDELVEKSFMKDQVGSYKILNKDDVREILKMSM
- the eno gene encoding phosphopyruvate hydratase encodes the protein MSIIVDIYGREVLDSRGNPTVEVEVYTESGAMGRALVPSGASTGEYEAVELRDGDKDRYLGKGVLKAVENVNEKIAPAIIGYDVFDQVAIDKALIELDGTENKGELGANAILGVSMAVARAAADYYDMPLYQYLGGVNAKTLPVPMMNIINGGAHADNNVDIQEFMVMPVGAANFKEALRMGAEIFHSLKSVLKGKGYNTAVGDEGGFAPNLGSNEEALQTIIEAIEKAGYKPGEEVMLAMDVASSEIYNKEDGKYHLAGEGKSLTSEEMVAFYEDLVAKYPIISIEDGLDENDWDGHKLLTERIGNKVQLVGDDLFVTNTKKLAEGIEKGISNSILIKVNQIGTLTETFDAIEMAKRAGYTAVISHRSGETEDSTIADIAVALNAGQIKTGAPSRTDRVAKYNQLLRIEDQLGEVSKYDGLKSFYNLKK
- the gpmI gene encoding 2,3-bisphosphoglycerate-independent phosphoglycerate mutase, which gives rise to MSNKPVALIILDGFGLRGEEHGNAVAQAKKPNFDRLWNEYPHATLTASGEAVGLPDGQMGNSEVGHLNIGAGRIVYQSLTRVNVAIREGEFFENETFLNAVNHVKEKGTNLHVFGLLSDGGVHSHIEHLYALLRLAKKEGVKQVYIHGFLDGRDVAPQSAEKYLNELNEKIKEYGIGKLATLSGRYYSMDRDKRWERVEKAYRAMVYGEGPAYENEYELVEDSYKNGIYDEFVLPSVIQENGKPVATIQDDDAVIFYNFRPDRAIQISNTFTNEDFRSFDRGEKHPKNLHFVCFTHFSETVDGYVAFKPVGMDNTLGEVLSQNNLRQLRIAETEKYPHVTFFMSGGREAEFPGETRILIDSPKVATYDLKPEMSAYEVTDALLEQIAGDKQDAILLNFANPDMVGHSGMLEPTIKAIETVDECLGKVVDAITEKGGTVIITADHGNADIITTDEGNPHTAHTTNPVPVIVTKKGIELRDGGILGDLAPTMLTLLGVEQPKEMTGKTLIK
- the tpiA gene encoding triose-phosphate isomerase yields the protein MRKPIIAGNWKMNKVLSEATSFVEEVKGSVPGSEKVDAVVCAPALFLDRLVEATKGTDLKVGAQNMHFEQSGAFTGEVSPVALQDLGVQYVILGHSERREMFAETDETVNKKTLAAFAHNLVPIVCCGETDEQYENNETKTVVAQQVKEAFKGLTDEQAKQTVIAYEPIWAIGTGKSSTSADANEVCGYIRSVVAEQFSQDVADAVRIQYGGSVKPANIKEYLSQPDIDGALVGGASLEAQSFLQLLEAGNNE
- a CDS encoding phosphoglycerate kinase, whose product is MNKKTVRDIDLKGKRVFCRVDFNVPMKDGKVTDDTRIRAALPTINYLVEQGAKVILASHLGRPKGQVVEELRLNAVAERLQQHLGKDVAKADEAFGENVQKQIADMNEGDVLVLENVRFYPGEEKNDAELAKSFAELADVYVNDAFGAAHRAHASTEGIAHHLPAVAGILMEKELDVLGKALSNPERPFTAIIGGAKVKDKIGVIDHLLDKVDNLIIGGGLAYTFIKARGYEVGKSLLEEDKIDLAKSFMEKAKANNVNFYMPVDVVVGDDFSNDANTQIVPIENIPSDWEGLDAGPKTREIYADVIKNSKLVIWNGPMGVFELDTFANGTKAVAEALAESTDTYSVIGGGDSAAAAEKFKLADKMNHISTGGGASLEFMEGKELPGVVALNDK
- the gap gene encoding type I glyceraldehyde-3-phosphate dehydrogenase — protein: MAVKIGINGFGRIGRNVFRAALKNPNVDVVAVNDLTDANMLAHLLKYDSVHGKLDAEVSVDGNNLIVDGKTIQVSAERDPAKLAWADRGVEVVVESTGFFTKRADAAKHLEAGAKKVIISAPATDEDITIVMGVNHDKYDAASHDVISNASCTTNCLAPFAKVLNDKFGIKRGMMTTVHSYTNDQQILDLPHKDYRRARAAAENIIPTTTGAAKAVSLVLPELKGKLNGGAMRVPTPNVSLVDLVAELDKNVTVEEVNAALKEAAEGDLKGILGYSEEPLVSGDYNGNANSSTIDALSTMVMEDSMVKVISWYDNESGYSNRVVDLVDYIASKGL
- a CDS encoding sugar-binding transcriptional regulator, with protein sequence MYSLLNIQQKLVPELLSVMQKRYQILQYIRFMQPIGRRNLASSLEVTERVLRSEVTFLNEQNLIDIKTSGMTLTTEGEMLLSQLEDIMKEVSGQRLLETTIQKALGISRVIVVSGDSDQSPWVKKEMGRACAGCIKERLIGKKNIVAVTGGTTLASVAEMMIPDRKDRDTLFVPARGGLGEHVENQANTICAKMADKFSSNYRLLHIPDQLSDEAYRSIITEPSIRETIRMIKSADMVVHGIGDAMTMAARRQTSDSDLAKIEEGHAVGEAFGYYFDQEGNIVHKVKTVGIQLDDLQNNKCVIAVAGGSSKAKAIRAFMKQAHDSILITDEGAAKQLVGDIIPDI